CCCGCCCACTGCCCATGCTCTCCTACACATCTTGTTTCGGGTGCCCTTCACAGGGTGAAACGGGAAACCGGTAAATCATGCGCGCATGACCAGTCCGGTGCTGCCCCCGCAACGGTAAGCGAGTGAAGCGTCAGATCCACTGTGCCATTACGGCATGGGAAGGCGATGCTTAATAGACCCTGTGTCCCTCGCAAGCCCGGAGACCGGCCCGAAAAAATCAGATAACAAACCCGCGGTGGGCGGGCGCTGTTCGAAACCCTGCGTGCCTGGCTCGCGGGGTTTTCATGCGCTCGTTTCACGCAAGACACCTGAAAGGGACGCGCCATGTCGATCATCAGCAGCACTTCGCACTCCGCCAGCAGCACTTCTACCCTGAGCCAACGCCTGACCGCCGCCATCGGTGCGTCGATCCTCGGCGCGTGCCTGGTGTATTTCGCCGGTTTTTCGCATATCGAGGCGGTGCACAACGCTGCCCACGATACTCGCCATAGCGCTGCGTTCCCGTGCCACTGAGACCTGCCGACATGATCAAGCGTATTGCCCAAACCGCAGGTTTCACCGGCCTGCTGTCCGCACTGCTGCTGACCCTGCTGCAAAGTTTCTGGGTCGCGCCGCTGATTCTGCAGGCGGAGACCTTTGAAAAGGCCCCTGCAGCAACCGAAGTGGTGCATGAACACGCCGCTGGCGCCGCTGCACACACCCACGACGCCGAAGCCTGGGAGCCGGAGGATGGCTGGCAGCGCGTACTGTCCACCACCGGTGGCAACCTGGTGGTCGCGGTCGGTTTTGCACTGATGCTGGCCGGCCTGTACACGTTGCGCGCCCCAACCCGCACGGCTCAAGGCCTGCTGTGGGGCCTGGCCGGTTATGCGACCTTCGTACTGGCGCCAACCCTGGGCCTGCCACCCGAGTTGCCGGGCACGGCAGCCGCGGACCTGGCGCTGCGCCAAACCTGGTGGATCGGCACCGCTGCCTCGACGGCTGTGGGTATTGCCCTGATCGTGTTTGGTCGCAACTGGCTACTGAAAGTCCTGGGCGTGGCGATCCTGGTGGTGCCGCATGTGATCGGTGCACCGCAGCCGGAAACCCATTCGATGCTGGCGCCGCAAGCCCTCGAAGCGCAGTTCAAGATCGCCTCGCAGTTGACCAACGTGGCGTTCTGGCTGGCCCTTGGCCTGATCAGTGCCTGGCTGTTCCGTCGCAACCGTGATGACCAATACTCGGCATGACCTACGTGGTCGGCCTGGGTTGCCAGCGGGGTTGTGGTGTAGACACCCTGCTGGCGCTGTTTGATACCGCGCTCGCCGAGGCGGGCATTGAACGCCAGCGCGTCACCGCGCTGGCCAGTATCGACCGCAAACAGGATGAACCAGGGTTACTCGCCCTGGCTCGGTTGCTGGAGCTGCCTTTGCAGTGCTTCAGCGCCGAACAATTGGCCGTGTATGCCGACCGGCTGAGCCACAAATCCGCTGTCGCGTTTGCCCATACTGGCTGTTACGGCATTGCCGAGAGCGCCGCCCTGGCGCTCGCCGAACACCTCTATAGCGGCTCTGCCCGCTTGCTGGTCACTCGCAAAAAAACCGCCCAGGCCACCTTTGCGTTGGCCTGCGCCGGTTAAAACCCCGATAATCGACCTCTTCGATCATGAGCAATATTCATGCTCGTCCGTTTTTTTCACAGGAATTCTCCATGACCGTCTACTTCATCGGCGCCGGCCCCGGCGACCCGGAATTGATCACCGTCAAAGGCCAGCGGTTGATCCGCAACTGCCCGGTGATCATCTATGCCGGCTCACTGGTGCCCGCGGCGGTATTGGAGGGTCATCAGGCAGAACAGGTGGTCAACAGTGCCGAACTGCATCTAGAGCAGATCATCGACCTGATCAAGGCCGCCCACGCCAAAGGCCAGGACGTGGCGCGTGTGCACTCCGGTGATCCAAGCCTTTATGGCGCGATTGGCGAGCAGATCCGCTATTTGCGTGAGCTGGGCATTGCATTCCAGATCATCCCCGGCGTCACTGCCGTAGCGGCCTGTGCAGCGCTGCTTGAGACCGAACTGACCCTGCCGGACATCGCCCAGAGCGTGATCCTGACCCGCTATGCCGATAAGACCAGCATGCCGACCGGCGAAGATTTCGACAGCTTGGCCCGCCACGGTACGACCATGGCGATTCATCTGGGGGTCAATCATCTGGAAAAGATCGTCGCCGAACTGCTGCCGCACTATGGCGCAGATTGCCCGATTGCCGTGGTGCATCGCGCGACCTGGCCGGATCAGGATTGGGCGGTGGGCACCCTCAGTGATATCGCAGAGAAGGTGGCGACCAAGGGGTTTCGGCGCACAGCGTTGATCGTCGT
The genomic region above belongs to Pseudomonas sp. S35 and contains:
- a CDS encoding CbtB-domain containing protein, whose amino-acid sequence is MSIISSTSHSASSTSTLSQRLTAAIGASILGACLVYFAGFSHIEAVHNAAHDTRHSAAFPCH
- a CDS encoding CbtA family protein produces the protein MIKRIAQTAGFTGLLSALLLTLLQSFWVAPLILQAETFEKAPAATEVVHEHAAGAAAHTHDAEAWEPEDGWQRVLSTTGGNLVVAVGFALMLAGLYTLRAPTRTAQGLLWGLAGYATFVLAPTLGLPPELPGTAAADLALRQTWWIGTAASTAVGIALIVFGRNWLLKVLGVAILVVPHVIGAPQPETHSMLAPQALEAQFKIASQLTNVAFWLALGLISAWLFRRNRDDQYSA
- a CDS encoding cobalamin biosynthesis protein encodes the protein MTYVVGLGCQRGCGVDTLLALFDTALAEAGIERQRVTALASIDRKQDEPGLLALARLLELPLQCFSAEQLAVYADRLSHKSAVAFAHTGCYGIAESAALALAEHLYSGSARLLVTRKKTAQATFALACAG
- the cobM gene encoding precorrin-4 C(11)-methyltransferase, whose translation is MTVYFIGAGPGDPELITVKGQRLIRNCPVIIYAGSLVPAAVLEGHQAEQVVNSAELHLEQIIDLIKAAHAKGQDVARVHSGDPSLYGAIGEQIRYLRELGIAFQIIPGVTAVAACAALLETELTLPDIAQSVILTRYADKTSMPTGEDFDSLARHGTTMAIHLGVNHLEKIVAELLPHYGADCPIAVVHRATWPDQDWAVGTLSDIAEKVATKGFRRTALIVVGRVLANDSFSESSLYRAGHAHLYRP